GGCCGGGTCGTTGGTGAGCTACGCCCTCGGCATCACCGACGTCAACCCGGTCGAATACGACCTGACTTTCGAGCGGTTCCTCAACCCTGAGCGCGTGTCGATGCCCGATATCGACATGGATTTTGAGGACGCCCGGCGAGACGAGGTGATCCGATGGGTCAGCGACCGGTACGGGCAGGACAGGGTCGCCCAGATCGTCACCTTTGGGACACTTGGCGCCAAGGCCAGCCTGCGCGACGCCGCGCGGGTCATGGGGTTTACCCCCGCCGAGGCGGACAAGGTGGCCAAGACAATCCCCACGGGCCCGGGCTGGAGCATCGCCAAGGCTGAGAAAGAGGTGCCGGAGTTCCGGACCGTCGTCGAGTCGGACGCCCGGTTCCAGCCCTTGGTCGAGACGGCCAAACGCATCGAAGGCCTCGCCCGCCACGCGGGGGTGCACGCGGCCGGGGTCGTCATCAGTCAGGAGCCGCTGGACAACTACATCCCGCTGTACAGGTCGAACGACGGACAGGCAGTCACAGCCTACGAAATGGGGATCCTGGAAAAGATCGGGCTCCTCAAGATGGACTTCTTGGGGCTGTCCAACCTGACCGTCCTTGCCAAGACGGTCGAGAACATCCGGGCGACCCATCCCGACGCTGACGAATCTGCGCACCCGGTCGTCGGGGGCCATCAGGCCATCCCGCTCGACGACGCCGAGACGTTTGAAATGCTGAGCCGGGGCGAGACCGTCGGTGTCTTCCAGCTTGAGTCGGGGGGTATGCGCCGGAACATCATCGAACTGCGGCCCCAAAGCGTCCGGGAACTCGCCGCCATGGTCGCGCTCTACCGGCCCGGCCCGATGGCCCTGATCCCCGAGTTCGTCAACAACAAGCACGGCCGGGCGACGCCCGAATACCTCGACGAGCGGATGAAGCCGATCCTGGAGGAGACCTACGGGATCATCGTCTACCAAGACCAGGTCCTCAAACTTGTCCAGGCCCTCGCCGGTTTCAGCCTCGGCAAAGCGGACATATTGCGCCGCGCCATGGGCAAGAAAGACCTGAAGACGATGGAGTCGATGCAGGGCGAGTTCCGCGATGGCTGCCGGGCGAACGGCGTGGCCGACGAGGTCGCCGACAAGGTCTGGGAACTGCTGCTCCCCTTCGCCGGCTACGCGTTCAACAAGGCCCACGCCGTCTGCTACGCGATCTTGGCTTACCAGACCGCCTACCTCAAGGCGAAATATCCGGTGGAGTACATGGCCGCGCTCCTTGCCGCCTACCGGACGAAGGAAGACCGGGTGACGACATTCGTCGAAGAGTGCCGGCGCCAAAGCATCGGGGTGCTCCCGCCCGACGTCAACAAGTCGCACAAGGACTTTGTGATCGAGCAGGTGGGCAAGCGGCCCGCCATCCGGTTCGGGCTCGGCGCGATCAAGGGCGTCGGCGACGGCTTGGTCGAGATGATCATCGCGGAGCGGAACGAAGAGCCGTTCAGCCACCTGTACGAGTTCTGCGAGCGGATGAGGCCTCATGGCTTGAACAAGGCCGGGCTAGAAGCGTTGATCCGTTCAGGGGCCCTCGACAGCCTCCACAAGAACCGCAACGCCACCCTCCACGTTTTGGAAGGTGCCCTGATGTTCGCCGACGAGGCCGTCAAACGGAAGAACTCGCCGACGGCCAGCCTGTTCGAGGGGTCCGAGGACATGGCCCCGGTCACGTACCCCAATCTGCCGTCTGAGGTGAACGCCCCCAGTCGGAGCGAGCTCCTCAAAATGGAGAAGGAGACGATGGGCATCTACGTCTCCGACCACCCGCTGCGTGGCTATGAGCGGACCCTGGCGACCGAAGCGACCCACACCACAGCCCAGGTCCAAGAGACAGAAGAGCCGATAGCCGTGACGCTAGCCGGCGTGCTGGCCCAGTGCACCAAGACGACAAGTCAAAGGACAGGGACAAGGATCTGCCGGATCACCCTAGAAGACTTCACCGGACAAATGGCCTGCTTTGCCATCGGTGAGACGGTCACCAAGTTCGACAGCCTTCTCACCAAGGACAACGTCGTCGCGATCCGGGGCCGACTGAAGTTCGACGAGCGCCCGGGGATGAGTGAAAAGCGGGCCGAAGTCCAGGTCTTTGAAGTCAAAGAAATCACTGCGCCGGTAAACCTCGACAATATCGACGAGTCGGTCGCGGGCACCGTCTTACTCCGGATTTTCCGTGCGACCAACCGCCAGTTGGCCGAGGTCCGCAAAATTGTCGAGGATAATCCGGGGGACTATGAGGTCGTCGTCCAGGTCGTGGACGTCAAAGGCGGTGAGCCCATCGTCATGCTGCACCGCGTCGCGATGACCGACAATGTCTATAAGGCCCTGCGCCACGCCGTGGATCGTTGCGAGATCGACGTGATCCACCGAAGGCCAAGCGTCCTAGACGAGGCGGGCCAGGCGGAGCAGGGTGTGACTGCTCCGCGTTAAGATGTCGGAAGAACAGGAAAAACTATGTTCAGCGCTGTCACAGTCGCCCTTTGCATGACTCAGATCGCCGCGGGGGTGAAACTCGCCGGCGTGGCCCCGCCGGCACCGACTCCGGCGACGGCGCCCGTGGCCACGGCCACCACCGCAACGTCCACGACCCCGGCGGCCAAGCCCGCCGAGGGGAGTTTCGACTACGACATCGCGAACTTCACCATCCTTCAAGACAAACAAGTCCAGAAGGACCTCGGGATCACCGAGGAGGTGCGGGCCAAGCTGAACAAGCATGCCGAATGGTTCAACGGTGAACTCAAGGTACTCGACGCCGCGTTCAAGAAGGTGCGCGAAAGCAACCCCAAGGCGCAACCGCCGAACGACAAGGTCGTCCCCCTCCAGAAGGAACTCAAGAAGCGGGTCTTCGCCGACCTTACCGCCGCCCAGATTGTCCGCCTGCGAGAGATCACCGTCCAAAGCGCTGGTGACGCCGCCGTGCTCGACCCACGTGTCGGCAAGGCGATCGGACTGTCCGACGCGACGACCAAGGCGTTGCGGGACCGGTTCCAAGCCAACGCCAAGAAGGCCCAGACCTACCAACAGGAGATCAACAAGGAAGGCGGGGAACTGCAGCAGAAGTATTTGAAGCCGTTGATCGAAAAATACGGCAACACGCAACCCAAAGACCAGGCCGAGTCAACGAAGCGTCAAAACGAGGCCAAGGCCGCGCTCGAACCGCACAAGGCAGAGTTCGAGGCCCTGCAACGCAAGCTCCAATCCCGGATGGGCGACCTCGAAAAGGACTTCCATACCTTCGTCGAAGGGAAGTTGGACGCCAAACAGAAGGCCAGCCTAGCCAAACTCAAGGGCAAAGAGTTCAAAGCGGGCTGACCGTCACGCCTTGACTTGGCGGACTTCGCAGTCCTTGAGGAACGCAGGGTCGACCGTCGCTCCCAGCCCCGGACTGTCGGGTAGGACGGCGTCACCTTGGTCGTGGACCATGCCTCCCAGCACTGGGTCCGCACACTGGCTGTGGAACGAGTCGAGGTCGAACCAGCGGAAAACTGTCGAACTGCTGGCCAAGTGGGCCGCCGCCGTCGCACCAAGGCGCGTCTCGACCATGCCCCCGTGCATGCAGCGGCCACCGCTGTTGGCGGCGACCGTGGCGATGCGCCGACCCTCGGCCAACCCACCTGCCTTGCTCAGCTTGATGTTGATGAGCTCACAACGGTCGGCCTTGAGCAGTTCAGCTGCATCCAGCGAGGTAAAGACGGACTCGTCCGCCATGACCGGCACGGGCGAGGTCGCGTGCAACCGACCCAAACCAAGGTGGTCGTGCCGTCGTACCGGCTGCTCGCAGAACTCGACGTCATACCGGCTGACCACTTGCAGAAGCGGGAGCGCGGTCGCAGCGTCATAGGCTTGGTTGGCGTCCACTCGGATGGCAGCGTCCGGCACCGCGTCCCTCACGGCGGCGACGCGCGCGGCGTCGTTCTCCGGCCCGTCCCCGAGCTTCACCTTGACGGCACGATATCCACTCGAGACGATCTCCCGTGCCTGCTCGGCGGCTTCCTCCGGCGGCACGATGGCAATGGTCAAGTCGGTCGGCATGCGCCTCGGCTGCCCGCCCAAGTGGACGACCAGCGGCAGGCCCAGGGCCTGTGCCTCGATGTCAAAGAGCGCCATGTCCAGGGCGCTACGGGCCGTGGCCTGCCCGGCCAGTACCGACTCCATCAGGGCCACGGCCTCGGTCGCGGAATCGAACTGTCGGCCCACCAAGAATCCGGCAAGGTCGTGACATGCCGCCAAGCAGGTCGCCTGCGTCTCGCCATTGA
The Fimbriimonadaceae bacterium genome window above contains:
- a CDS encoding DNA polymerase III subunit alpha; protein product: MSRPFVHLHNHTEYSLLDGANRIPDMVARAKELDMPALAISDHGVMFGCMEFFFECQKKGVKPIIGMEAYVAPNGLHNKQGREENQTYHLLLLAKNMEGYKNLCKLHSIAALQGFYYKPRIDHEVLAAHAKGLVSSTTCLGSEVNRYLMAGDYDKALRTAAMYKEMFDPDSYFVELQNHGIPEQLLCNEHLVKIAKELHLPLIATNDAHYLCKGDAEPHDVLLCIGTGDLKDDPKRLRFSGPDYYLKAVDEMAALFPDHPEAIENTLMVAEMCDVQLGSARALMPEPEMEPGHDPSSYLTKLAEKGLLERCPGATDESWQRLNYELGVIQKTGYESYFLLVREFAQFTRGQGIMFGVRGSAAGSLVSYALGITDVNPVEYDLTFERFLNPERVSMPDIDMDFEDARRDEVIRWVSDRYGQDRVAQIVTFGTLGAKASLRDAARVMGFTPAEADKVAKTIPTGPGWSIAKAEKEVPEFRTVVESDARFQPLVETAKRIEGLARHAGVHAAGVVISQEPLDNYIPLYRSNDGQAVTAYEMGILEKIGLLKMDFLGLSNLTVLAKTVENIRATHPDADESAHPVVGGHQAIPLDDAETFEMLSRGETVGVFQLESGGMRRNIIELRPQSVRELAAMVALYRPGPMALIPEFVNNKHGRATPEYLDERMKPILEETYGIIVYQDQVLKLVQALAGFSLGKADILRRAMGKKDLKTMESMQGEFRDGCRANGVADEVADKVWELLLPFAGYAFNKAHAVCYAILAYQTAYLKAKYPVEYMAALLAAYRTKEDRVTTFVEECRRQSIGVLPPDVNKSHKDFVIEQVGKRPAIRFGLGAIKGVGDGLVEMIIAERNEEPFSHLYEFCERMRPHGLNKAGLEALIRSGALDSLHKNRNATLHVLEGALMFADEAVKRKNSPTASLFEGSEDMAPVTYPNLPSEVNAPSRSELLKMEKETMGIYVSDHPLRGYERTLATEATHTTAQVQETEEPIAVTLAGVLAQCTKTTSQRTGTRICRITLEDFTGQMACFAIGETVTKFDSLLTKDNVVAIRGRLKFDERPGMSEKRAEVQVFEVKEITAPVNLDNIDESVAGTVLLRIFRATNRQLAEVRKIVEDNPGDYEVVVQVVDVKGGEPIVMLHRVAMTDNVYKALRHAVDRCEIDVIHRRPSVLDEAGQAEQGVTAPR
- a CDS encoding dipeptide epimerase; its protein translation is MLQVTSVDVFKADIPLRKPFRIATMVTKDAEIVFVRVTTTDGLVGWGEAAPLRSINGETQATCLAACHDLAGFLVGRQFDSATEAVALMESVLAGQATARSALDMALFDIEAQALGLPLVVHLGGQPRRMPTDLTIAIVPPEEAAEQAREIVSSGYRAVKVKLGDGPENDAARVAAVRDAVPDAAIRVDANQAYDAATALPLLQVVSRYDVEFCEQPVRRHDHLGLGRLHATSPVPVMADESVFTSLDAAELLKADRCELINIKLSKAGGLAEGRRIATVAANSGGRCMHGGMVETRLGATAAAHLASSSTVFRWFDLDSFHSQCADPVLGGMVHDQGDAVLPDSPGLGATVDPAFLKDCEVRQVKA